The following are encoded together in the Coffea arabica cultivar ET-39 chromosome 1c, Coffea Arabica ET-39 HiFi, whole genome shotgun sequence genome:
- the LOC113741850 gene encoding uncharacterized protein translates to MEEIASEARSSPGSYFSAKSDDRRGNEFLLPTSAFEVLRRCFVHKINKEKYENVAGSLVLREIFGVSFNGHFFSAKRAAEEVGASFFLLESPFVKCSGDGKCSLEMDKEKEEEVEVGLGTGLRGFGIQPNSLVPQKGISMASMSLRRFSAMNDVQSWMVKSLSRELSNSSSVLKMGSEDVQPRVDYEAPQFSQSIYPLLVDLHDIFVDIPYMGRALAHAQKMLSAINKGEAVDGQLLSEVHVFQIAVEGLRIALNDAARLPINKLGNPLPSKYEFSELPVQEKSHALIAQALQSQTTKFKSIVALVDANGLAGLRKHRNTPVPAEIKNMVQQLVTNCENDRKILSDKKALLSAKPILAVGAGATAVLGASSLSKVVPASSLVKVLTFNVPASLKLMVTQTYKVVALTFGKTVGPSKVVAPGVASGVKTSFLKAAASAEKIRAVAHSIIASVEKTSLSATRTAFYEIMRKRHVQPVGFLPWATFGCSIATCAGLLMYGDGIECAVESVPAAPSIASLGRGIQSLHLASQAVRQAESSKIQKSIESLLHRFRNMKVQ, encoded by the coding sequence ATGGAGGAAATTGCATCTGAAGCTCGTAGTAGCCCAGGTAGTTATTTTAGTGCTAAGAGCGATGATAGGAGGGGTAATGAGTTTCTGTTGCCAACATCAGCATTTGAGGTATTAAGGAGGTGTTTTGTGCATAAAATTAATAAGGAGAAGTATGAGAATGTGGCTGGGAGTTTGGTATTGAGGGAGATTTTCGGTGTCAGTTTTAACGGTCATTTCTTCTCGGCTAAGAGGGCTGCTGAGGAAGTTGGTGCATCATTCTTTTTGCTGGAGTCGCCTTTTGTGAAATGTAGTGGTGATGGTAAATGCTCTTTGGAGATGGACAaggagaaggaggaggaggtggaggTTGGGTTGGGAACTGGTCTTCGTGGCTTTGGTATACAACCTAATAGTTTGGTTCCTCAGAAAGGGATCTCAATGGCGTCAATGAGTTTAAGGCGGTTTTCTGCTATGAATGATGTTCAATCCTGGATGGTGAAGTCCTTGTCCAGAGAGTTGAGTAACTCAAGTTCTGTTCTAAAGATGGGTTCTGAAGATGTTCAACCCAGGGTTGATTATGAGGCCCCACAGTTTTCACAATCCATCTATCCCTTACTCGTTGATTTACATGATATTTTTGTTGACATCCCATATATGGGCAGGGCTCTAGCTCATGCTCAAAAGATGCTTTCTGCTATCAATAAGGGAGAAGCTGTTGATGGCCAGCTCCTTTCAGAAGTTCATGTATTTCAGATTGCTGTTGAGGGATTGCGGATTGCTTTGAATGATGCAGCTCGGCTCCCTATTAACAAATTGGGTAACCCTCTGCCCTCTAAATATGAATTTTCGGAGCTTCCAGTTCAGGAAAAGTCCCATGCACTCATTGCACAAGCTCTTCAAAGCCAGACTACAAAGTTCAAATCAATTGTAGCACTAGTTGATGCTAATGGCTTAGCAGGCTTGAGAAAACACCGGAATACTCCTGTTCCAGCGGAAATTAAGAACATGGTTCAACAGCTGGTTACTAATTGTGAGAATGATAGGAAAATACTCAGCGACAAGAAGGCGTTGCTCTCAGCAAAACCAATATTAGCAGTTGGGGCAGGTGCAACAGCAGTGTTAGGAGCATCTTCCCTCTCCAAAGTGGTTCCGGCATCATCTTTGGTCAAGGTTTTGACCTTCAATGTTCCTGCTTCGCTTAAACTTATGGTGACTCAAACCTATAAGGTTGTTGCTCTTACATTTGGTAAAACTGTTGGTCCATCAAAAGTGGTCGCACCTGGAGTGGCAAGTGGAGTCAAAACATCTTTTCTGAAGGCGGCTGCTTCTGCTGAGAAAATTCGTGCTGTAGCTCATAGCATTATAGCTTCTGTTGAGAAAACTAGCCTTTCTGCCACAAGAACTGCATTCTATGAAATAATGAGGAAACGGCATGTTCAGCCGGTTGGCTTTCTGCCGTGGGCTACCTTTGGATGTAGTATTGCTACTTGTGCAGGATTGCTTATGTATGGAGATGGAATAGAATGTGCAGTTGAATCTGTTCCTGCCGCTCCTTCAATTGCCAGTTTAGGGCGTGGCATCCAAAGTCTACACCTGGCATCTCAGGCAGTCCGGCAAGCTGAAAgctccaaaatacaaaagtcAATAGAATCCCTTCTTCATAGATTTAGGAATATGAAGGTTCAATGA
- the LOC113726288 gene encoding bifunctional nitrilase/nitrile hydratase NIT4B isoform X2 has translation MAGKYKVYLVMGVIERDGYTLYCTVLFFDSQGRYLGKHRKVMPTALERVIWGFGDGSTIPVFETPIGKIGAAICWENKMPLLRMAMYAKGIEIYCAPTADSRDVWQASMTHIALEGGCFVLSANQFCQRKDYPPPPEYLFLGTEEDLPPDSVVCAGGSVIISPSGTVLAGPNYEGEALISADLDLGEIARAKFDFDVVGHYSRPEVLSLVVRDHPTRPVTFTSESEKGEGTQK, from the exons ATGGCTGGAAAGTATAAAGTGTATTTAGTGATGGGTGTGATTGAGAGAGATGGATACACACTCTACTGTACAGTACTGTTTTTTGACTCTCAAGGTCGTTACCTTGGAAAGCACCGTAAAGTCATGCCAACAGCTTTGGAAAGAGTAATCTGGGGATTTGGAGATGGATCTACAATTCCAGTTTTCGAGACACCAATTGGAAAAATAGGTGCTGCAATATGTTGGGAAAATAAAATGCCACTACTAAGGATGGCAATGTATGCTAAAG GCATTGAAATATATTGTGCACCTACTGCTGATTCGAGAGATGTATGGCAAGCATCAATGACTCATATTGCTCTTGAGGGTGGGTGTTTCGTATTATCTGCCAACCAGTTCTGCCAAAGGAAAGATTACCCACCTCCGCCCGAATACCTATTTTTAGGCACTGAAGAAGATCTACCACCTGACTCTGTTGTTTGTGCTGGTGGAAGTGTTATAATTTCACCATCAGGGACTGTGCTTGCTGGACCAAACTATGAAGGGGAAGCACTCATCTCTGCAGATCTGG ATCTCGGAGAAATAGCACGGGCAAAGTTTGATTTCGATGTAGTTGGGCATTATTCAAGGCCTGAAGTGCTTAGCCTAGTCGTTAGAGACCATCCTACAAGACCAGTAACTTTCACTTCAGAATCAGAGAAAGGGGAAGGCACGCAGAAGTAG
- the LOC113726304 gene encoding photosystem I subunit O-like: protein MATTFATASTVVGLGTSSLSSPSRASSPKKVCLNSGFLKSPVTTRNPLSLAQISGGKFTCFERDWLRTDFNVIGFGLIGWIAPSSIPVINGKSLTGLFFESIGTELAHFPTGPPLTSPFWLWMVTWHLGLFLILTFGQIGFKGRTEGYFDK, encoded by the exons ATGGCTACCACATTTGCTACTGCCTCAACCGTGGTAGGCTTGGGAACATCTTCTTTGTCATCGCCTTCTCGGGCATCTTCACCAAAGAAAGTTTGCTTGAACTCAG GCTTCCTCAAATCTCCCGTAACGACTAGGAATCCTTTGAGCCTAGCACAAATATCAGGAGGGAAGTTTACTTG CTTTGAGAGAGACTGGCTGAGGACAGACTTCAATGTGATTGGATTTGGATTAATTGGTTGGATTGCACCTTCCAGCATTCCAGTAATTAATGGGAAAAGCTTGACAGGGCTCTTCTTTGAGAGTATTGGAACTGAGCTGGCTCACTTCCCTACAGGTCCTCCTCTCACTTCTCCATTCTG GTTGTGGATGGTCACTTGGCATTTGGGGTTGTTTCTCATCCTTACTTTTGGACAAATTGGATTCAAGGGGAGGACTGAGGGCTATTTTGACAAATGA
- the LOC113726288 gene encoding bifunctional nitrilase/nitrile hydratase NIT4B isoform X1 has protein sequence MALIPTNSHSQVNEGPMFAEVDMGADSSATSIRATVVQASTIFYDTPATLDKAERLLAEAASYGSQLVVFPEAFIGGYPRGSNFGVTVGNRTAKGKEDFRKYHAAAIDVPGPEVDRLAAMAGKYKVYLVMGVIERDGYTLYCTVLFFDSQGRYLGKHRKVMPTALERVIWGFGDGSTIPVFETPIGKIGAAICWENKMPLLRMAMYAKGIEIYCAPTADSRDVWQASMTHIALEGGCFVLSANQFCQRKDYPPPPEYLFLGTEEDLPPDSVVCAGGSVIISPSGTVLAGPNYEGEALISADLDLGEIARAKFDFDVVGHYSRPEVLSLVVRDHPTRPVTFTSESEKGEGTQK, from the exons ATGGCTTTAATACCCACAAATTCCCATTCCCAGGTCAATGAAGGGCCCATGTTTGCAGAAGTGGACATGGGTGCTGACTCCTCTGCAACCTCTATTCGTGCCACCGTGGTCCAGGCCTCTACCATTTTCTATGATACCCCTGCCACACTGG ATAAAGCTGAAAGGCTGCTCGCTGAAGCAGCCTCTTATGGTTCCCAATTGGTTGTATTTCCTGAAGCGTTTATTGGTGGCTATCCTCGtggatcaaattttggtgtTACAGTCGGTAATCGTACAGCAAAGGGTAAGGAAGACTTCCGGAAATATCATGCTGCAGCCATAGATGTGCCTG GTCCTGAAGTTGATCGTTTGGCTGCCATGGCTGGAAAGTATAAAGTGTATTTAGTGATGGGTGTGATTGAGAGAGATGGATACACACTCTACTGTACAGTACTGTTTTTTGACTCTCAAGGTCGTTACCTTGGAAAGCACCGTAAAGTCATGCCAACAGCTTTGGAAAGAGTAATCTGGGGATTTGGAGATGGATCTACAATTCCAGTTTTCGAGACACCAATTGGAAAAATAGGTGCTGCAATATGTTGGGAAAATAAAATGCCACTACTAAGGATGGCAATGTATGCTAAAG GCATTGAAATATATTGTGCACCTACTGCTGATTCGAGAGATGTATGGCAAGCATCAATGACTCATATTGCTCTTGAGGGTGGGTGTTTCGTATTATCTGCCAACCAGTTCTGCCAAAGGAAAGATTACCCACCTCCGCCCGAATACCTATTTTTAGGCACTGAAGAAGATCTACCACCTGACTCTGTTGTTTGTGCTGGTGGAAGTGTTATAATTTCACCATCAGGGACTGTGCTTGCTGGACCAAACTATGAAGGGGAAGCACTCATCTCTGCAGATCTGG ATCTCGGAGAAATAGCACGGGCAAAGTTTGATTTCGATGTAGTTGGGCATTATTCAAGGCCTGAAGTGCTTAGCCTAGTCGTTAGAGACCATCCTACAAGACCAGTAACTTTCACTTCAGAATCAGAGAAAGGGGAAGGCACGCAGAAGTAG
- the LOC113726296 gene encoding uncharacterized protein isoform X1 produces MLRKNLNVDGGLVGGQSKVRKRGSSSSSSSSLVRNYRLKRAILVGKKAGSSTPVPTWKMSSSSRSPSLKNVKNILMAPKGGGGGGGDRGKELSVSARKLAATLWEINGVVSTAKMKSHVEDRKSEIDQGGDRKDRILKSSKVGSVPFYCSDPSFSPLSEKMDQPNVGSHRRRASIGSQKLLPSDCNLGGFTSLQNASLMEVMQVDQNQLHVHSRTPRGNKVKHRLKDLLGALTTSKDLLKVLNHIWRLEEQPPASLSLLSALKVELERAFIQVNKVIHEQKSSQHEIDFLLHQFEEERATWKMKEKERIRSAVKAIAGELEIEKKLKRQTERLNKKLGRELADTKKALARANKELESEKRAREILEQVCDELARGIGEDRAAVEGLKKESAKVREEVEKEREMLHLADVLREERVQMKLLEAKYEFEEKNAAVDELRTELEAYLKTKVDEEQEASSPNYERIKELQKYLRETLPVSSQYQDQEKNDVEVAYKEKVEEAEDSGDSDLHSIELNMDDNSKSYKWSDVVQDGSKKMAINGKTTGRKSTSEKRQRQSISIERQTPDGIEWEFSPTRHRNSDVLAGGKLFEFPSKAWKKECEDEIERYNMIKDLRDHIVSGTRISSSHEVASPQKKLPSQDPSRVVSEAFAVLQRAV; encoded by the exons ATGCTGAGGAAAAACTTAAATGTGGATGGAGGACTTGTTGGAGGGCAGAGCAAGGTGAGAAAGAGGGGAagttcatcatcatcttcatcttcattaGTTCGAAATTATCGGTTGAAAAGGGCAATTTTGGTTGGAAAGAAAGCAGGTTCAAGCACTCCTGTTCCAACTTGGAAGATGAGTAGTAGTTCAAGATCACCTTCTCTGAAAAATGTCAAGAATATTCTGATGGCACCAAAGggtggtggcggtggtggtggtgataGAGGGAAAGAATTATCGGTGTCGGCTCGAAAACTGGCTGCTACCTTGTGGGAGATTAATGGGGTGGTTTCTACTGCTAAAATGAAAAGCCATGTGGAAGATAGAAAAAGTGAAATTGATCAAGGGGGTGATAGGAAAGATAGAATTTTGAAGTCATCCAAAGTTGGTTCAGTGCCATTTTATTGTTCTGATCCATCTTTTAGTCCTTTATCTGAG AAAATGGATCAGCCTAATGTGGGCTCTCATCGAAGAAGAGCTTCAATTGGTTCTCAGAAACTTCTGCCATCTGACTGCAACTTAGGTGGCTTTACCTCTCTTCAGAATGCCAGCTTAATGGAG GTTATGCAGGTGGATCAGAATCAGTTACATGTTCATAGCCGAACTCCCCGCGGGAACAAAGTTAAGCACCGGTTGAAAGATTTACTAGGTGCTCTTACCACATCCAAGGATCTGTTGAAAGTATTGAATCACATATGGCGCCTTGAAGAACAACCACCTGCTAGCTTGTCCCTGCTTTCAGCCTTAAAAGTTGAGCTCGAACGAGCTTTTATTCAGGTTAATAAGGTGATTCATGAGCAAAAATCAAGTCAGCACGAGATTGATTTTCTGTTGCATCAGTTTGAGGAAGAGAGAGCCActtggaaaatgaaagagaaagaaCGGATACGTAGTGCTGTTAAAGCAATTGCAGGGGAGCTTGAGATAGAGAAGAAGCTGAAGCGTCAAACAGAGAGACTGAACAAGAAACTAGGAAGGGAATTAGCAGACACAAAAAAAGCTTTGGCGAGGGCTAACAAGGAACTCGAAAGTGAGAAGAGGGCAAGAGAGATTTTAGAGCAAGTATGCGATGAATTAGCTAGAGGAATTGGAGAAGATAGAGCTGCTGTGGAAGGACTTAAAAAAGAATCTGCTAAAGTTCGTGAAGAGGtggaaaaagagagggaaatgCTTCATCTGGCTGATGTGCTGCGAGAGGAAAGGGTCCAAATGAAACTTTTAGAAGCCAAGTATgaatttgaagagaaaaatgctGCTGTTGATGAATTGAGGACTGAGCTTGAGGCCTACTTAAAAACCAAGGTAGACGAAGAGCAAGAGGCCAGCTCTCCAAACTATGAAAGGATAAAGGAACTTCAGAAATATTTAAGAGAGACCCTTCCAGTTTCAAGTCAATATCAAGATCAAGAGAAGAATGATGTGGAAGTTGCGTACAAGGAGAAGGTAGAGGAAGCAGAAGATTCAGGTGATAGTGATCTTCACTCGATTGAATTGAACATGGATGATAATAGCAAGAGTTACAAATGGAGTGATGTTGTTCAGGATGGCTCGAAGAAGATGGCAATCAATGGTAAAACTACAGGAAGGAAGTCCACCTCTGAAAAGAGACAAAGGCAAAGCATTTCCATAGAAAGGCAAACTCCTGATGGGATTGAGTGGGAATTTTCTCCCACACGACACAGAAATTCTGATGTGCTTGCAGGGGGGAAATTGTTCGAATTTCCTTCCAAAGCTTGGAAAAAAGAATGTGAAGATGAAATTGAGAGATACAACATGATCAAGGACCTTAGAGACCATATCGTTTCTGGTACAAGAATATCATCATCTCATGAAGTTGCTAGCCCCCAAAAAAAGTTGCCATCTCAAGATCCTAGCAGGGTGGTATCGGAAGCATTTGCAGTATTGCAACGAGCAGTTTGA
- the LOC113726296 gene encoding uncharacterized protein isoform X2 produces the protein MLRKNLNVDGGLVGGQSKVRKRGSSSSSSSSLVRNYRLKRAILVGKKAGSSTPVPTWKMSSSSRSPSLKNVKNILMAPKGGGGGGGDRGKELSVSARKLAATLWEINGVVSTAKMKSHVEDRKSEIDQGGDRKDRILKSSKVGSVPFYCSDPSFSPLSEKMDQPNVGSHRRRASIGSQKLLPSDCNLGGFTSLQNASLMEVDQNQLHVHSRTPRGNKVKHRLKDLLGALTTSKDLLKVLNHIWRLEEQPPASLSLLSALKVELERAFIQVNKVIHEQKSSQHEIDFLLHQFEEERATWKMKEKERIRSAVKAIAGELEIEKKLKRQTERLNKKLGRELADTKKALARANKELESEKRAREILEQVCDELARGIGEDRAAVEGLKKESAKVREEVEKEREMLHLADVLREERVQMKLLEAKYEFEEKNAAVDELRTELEAYLKTKVDEEQEASSPNYERIKELQKYLRETLPVSSQYQDQEKNDVEVAYKEKVEEAEDSGDSDLHSIELNMDDNSKSYKWSDVVQDGSKKMAINGKTTGRKSTSEKRQRQSISIERQTPDGIEWEFSPTRHRNSDVLAGGKLFEFPSKAWKKECEDEIERYNMIKDLRDHIVSGTRISSSHEVASPQKKLPSQDPSRVVSEAFAVLQRAV, from the exons ATGCTGAGGAAAAACTTAAATGTGGATGGAGGACTTGTTGGAGGGCAGAGCAAGGTGAGAAAGAGGGGAagttcatcatcatcttcatcttcattaGTTCGAAATTATCGGTTGAAAAGGGCAATTTTGGTTGGAAAGAAAGCAGGTTCAAGCACTCCTGTTCCAACTTGGAAGATGAGTAGTAGTTCAAGATCACCTTCTCTGAAAAATGTCAAGAATATTCTGATGGCACCAAAGggtggtggcggtggtggtggtgataGAGGGAAAGAATTATCGGTGTCGGCTCGAAAACTGGCTGCTACCTTGTGGGAGATTAATGGGGTGGTTTCTACTGCTAAAATGAAAAGCCATGTGGAAGATAGAAAAAGTGAAATTGATCAAGGGGGTGATAGGAAAGATAGAATTTTGAAGTCATCCAAAGTTGGTTCAGTGCCATTTTATTGTTCTGATCCATCTTTTAGTCCTTTATCTGAG AAAATGGATCAGCCTAATGTGGGCTCTCATCGAAGAAGAGCTTCAATTGGTTCTCAGAAACTTCTGCCATCTGACTGCAACTTAGGTGGCTTTACCTCTCTTCAGAATGCCAGCTTAATGGAG GTGGATCAGAATCAGTTACATGTTCATAGCCGAACTCCCCGCGGGAACAAAGTTAAGCACCGGTTGAAAGATTTACTAGGTGCTCTTACCACATCCAAGGATCTGTTGAAAGTATTGAATCACATATGGCGCCTTGAAGAACAACCACCTGCTAGCTTGTCCCTGCTTTCAGCCTTAAAAGTTGAGCTCGAACGAGCTTTTATTCAGGTTAATAAGGTGATTCATGAGCAAAAATCAAGTCAGCACGAGATTGATTTTCTGTTGCATCAGTTTGAGGAAGAGAGAGCCActtggaaaatgaaagagaaagaaCGGATACGTAGTGCTGTTAAAGCAATTGCAGGGGAGCTTGAGATAGAGAAGAAGCTGAAGCGTCAAACAGAGAGACTGAACAAGAAACTAGGAAGGGAATTAGCAGACACAAAAAAAGCTTTGGCGAGGGCTAACAAGGAACTCGAAAGTGAGAAGAGGGCAAGAGAGATTTTAGAGCAAGTATGCGATGAATTAGCTAGAGGAATTGGAGAAGATAGAGCTGCTGTGGAAGGACTTAAAAAAGAATCTGCTAAAGTTCGTGAAGAGGtggaaaaagagagggaaatgCTTCATCTGGCTGATGTGCTGCGAGAGGAAAGGGTCCAAATGAAACTTTTAGAAGCCAAGTATgaatttgaagagaaaaatgctGCTGTTGATGAATTGAGGACTGAGCTTGAGGCCTACTTAAAAACCAAGGTAGACGAAGAGCAAGAGGCCAGCTCTCCAAACTATGAAAGGATAAAGGAACTTCAGAAATATTTAAGAGAGACCCTTCCAGTTTCAAGTCAATATCAAGATCAAGAGAAGAATGATGTGGAAGTTGCGTACAAGGAGAAGGTAGAGGAAGCAGAAGATTCAGGTGATAGTGATCTTCACTCGATTGAATTGAACATGGATGATAATAGCAAGAGTTACAAATGGAGTGATGTTGTTCAGGATGGCTCGAAGAAGATGGCAATCAATGGTAAAACTACAGGAAGGAAGTCCACCTCTGAAAAGAGACAAAGGCAAAGCATTTCCATAGAAAGGCAAACTCCTGATGGGATTGAGTGGGAATTTTCTCCCACACGACACAGAAATTCTGATGTGCTTGCAGGGGGGAAATTGTTCGAATTTCCTTCCAAAGCTTGGAAAAAAGAATGTGAAGATGAAATTGAGAGATACAACATGATCAAGGACCTTAGAGACCATATCGTTTCTGGTACAAGAATATCATCATCTCATGAAGTTGCTAGCCCCCAAAAAAAGTTGCCATCTCAAGATCCTAGCAGGGTGGTATCGGAAGCATTTGCAGTATTGCAACGAGCAGTTTGA
- the LOC113726312 gene encoding F-box protein At2g27310-like: MNMSSSCSTSATATSADSGGATAITAVHPDIIQTHILTRLDGPTLASTSCASSDLHSLCTEENLWKTICNSNWPSTAHPCIQQAISSFPSGHRSFYSDSFPNLHHHHRQPPAHRRPKSNDSSLGHSSELISAVDIHYGNELVYSKVAVTETSSGWFMCSPFRVDLLDPKEIVPALVKFDGEDDKCMARVEENMRLSWIVIDPAKKRAVNLSSLRPVDVRRHWLTGEIQASYATVMATGGCGGCAGGEFVICKAVVTCGGKEGGDLQVREISMQVEDMEGKIISGKDTLVILQEAMDGNRRKGEAGEEKRMYEVFLELRREWRERRQNRERRLDMVCIATGVSIFMAFWVFVLFR; encoded by the coding sequence ATGAATATGTCTTCTAGCTGCTCCACTTCCGCCACAGCAACCTCCGCCGACAGTGGCGGAGCCACCGCGATCACCGCTGTCCATCCGGACATCATCCAAACACATATCTTGACCAGGCTTGATGGCCCAACTCTTGCTTCTACAAGCTGTGCTTCTTCAGATTTACACAGCCTTTGCACGGAGGAAAACCTTTGGAAGACAATTTGCAATTCGAACTGGCCGTCAACAGCCCATCCATGCATTCAGCAAGCAATATCGAGCTTTCCTTCCGGCCACCGTTCGTTCTATTCGGATTCTTTCCCcaacctccaccaccaccaccggcAGCCGCCGGCCCACCGCCGCCCCAAGTCCAATGATAGTAGTCTTGGTCACTCATCAGAATTGATTTCTGCTGTTGACATTCATTATGGAAATGAGCTTGTTTACTCCAAAGTCGCCGTGACGGAGACGTCCTCCGGCTGGTTCATGTGTTCACCCTTCAGGGTTGACCTGCTAGACCCCAAAGAGATAGTTCCGGCACTGGTGAAGTTCGACGGCGAGGACGACAAGTGCATGGCTAGAGTGGAGGAGAACATGAGGCTGAGCTGGATAGTCATCGACCCCGCGAAAAAACGGGCTGTTAACTTGTCGAGTTTGAGGCCGGTGGATGTCCGGCGCCATTGGTTAACCGGAGAAATTCAGGCCTCCTACGCGACGGTGATGGCTACCGGAGGTTGCGGAGGCTGTGCTGGCGGAGAGTTTGTTATCTGTAAAGCGGTGGTTACTTGTGGAGGGAAGGAAGGAGGGGACTTGCAAGTGAGGGAGATAAGCATGCAGGTGGAGGACATGGAGGGGAAAATAATTAGTGGGAAGGACACTTTGGTAATTTTACAGGAAGCCATGGATGGGAACAGGAGAAAAGGTGAAGCTGGAGAGGAGAAAAGGATGTATGAAGTGTTTTTGGAGCTTAGGAGAGAATGGAGGGAAAGAAGGCAAAACAGAGAAAGGAGGTTGGATATGGTGTGCATAGCCACTGGGGTTAGTATTTTCATGGCTTTCTGGGTGTTTGTTTTGTTTAGATGA